Within the Apis cerana isolate GH-2021 linkage group LG9, AcerK_1.0, whole genome shotgun sequence genome, the region ATCTTAATATTGTTGATTCAAATGTATCAGAATTAggtatgaatttaaaaaaaaataaaaacataacttatatttattacatttacttatatttaaattcatataaatataaatttcatataatatttaaaacttttagaaGTAATAGCTTTTACTAAAagattacaagaaaaaatgaGGGAACTAGAGcataaattagaagaaaataaaataaaaagagaagaagaagaaaaagaattacaaaaaacAGTTGATACTTTgcgtgataaatatttaaaattagacacagaaaaaaatcttaaagaaaatgaaataattgaaacaaggaaagaaattgataaaataaaattagatattatgcaggttgtatatttttttgttaaaaatattttatttatattttaaatttatttgaaatgttttatttttagcttAGTGCAGAATCAAATAagttgaattttattgaatcaaaattacaaaaagtaCAAATAAGAATTCAACAATTAAATGATGCAATAGATGTTGATActatgaagaaagaaattgatgataagattaaaattcgaaatgaaatggacacacttttaaatacaattgatgaagaaataactttattattgaaacaaaGTTCACTACAAActgaattagaattaaataaatctgcattggttattaaagaaaaagaaatagaaaaattgaaaaagaaacatgaagaaaaaataatttctttacttGATATCAAAGATCTATctcaaatcaaattaaaaaataattttgatatggtTCAAAAAGAATTGGTATTTAAAaacagatataatataataaaaatgcatatttattttattaattttttaaattttattaattttagataaatgaaatagaatctataaatcaaaaaattcgaaCAGAAGAACATCAAATAGCTACATTAGAAACAACAATATCACATATTGAACATGAACTTCaaaacaagaagaaagaaataaattgtgagtttaataactaaaaatttattatttatgttaaaatattattaaacttattactaataataaattatattttttagtaaataaagaaaaaatttcattaatttgttcttataaaaattttgatgaagtattattattacaatcaaAGAAAGTAAAAGATCTTCAAGATAAAAGAGGAATGTTTGCTCATCAAAGTGCAGCTTACAaagaatatatgaaacaattaaGAAACACAAATCCTTGTTGTCCTTTATGTCACAGAggttttgataaaattgaaactattACAACCTTgttaaaagaaatggaaactgaaatagaaaatcatcCAAATCGTTTGAAAGAAtgtgaaaaagaattgaaagaacaacaagaaaaatatgataaaatgctACAATTAAAACCTATCgttgaaagaataatacaattagaagaaatagaattagaaaaattaacgtaaatttattatatattttttttactataaatatctatatatacatatagatgtgtgtgtatgtgtgtattatatattataaaattttttaggagtaatttagaaaagttcaaaaataaattgaatgaatCTCGAACAACtgcaatagaattaaaaacaaaaaaatctaatcctgaaaaaaaattagtaatgtGTAAAGATATTATAGGTGATGTTATGTTATGGGATACTTACattgatgatatttttaaattaaaacaaataattgataattttcatattcgtaTGACTGCTGCaggtattttatattgaattaattttattgatcttttagcattatttattatttattcattatttatttattacctatttattcattttttagaatataaatattttatttatatatgtaggTATTAAAACAAAACGTAGTCTTCAAGAAGCTCAAACTGAAagagaagaattgaaaatatctttaaaaaagattcgtgagaatattgaaagattacaatttgaaataaatatgcataatgaaaaattacataatagtCAACAGGAACAGAATACATTACACAAAGAGcagttaaaaatacaattagatatgcaaaaattgaaagaattgaaggataatcaagaaattttatatttgaaagaaatttctctTGGAAAATCAATTGATACATTAAGAGAAAAAGTAACTTTATCAGAAACTGAATTAAATTctggatttaataaattggaaaaaaaaaaagtattttttatgtaacataaatttttatattttgaaattatttttttatgaaaatattaaatttttattaaatttataacataaaaaatacattataactttttttattttagaaagataattgggaaaaacaagaaactgatagaaaattaataacagaaGGAAGTAGACGTTTATCTGATTTACAGAAAATGCAGGATGATGTTGATAGCTctatatatcgtaaaattcCCGAATCTTTGGAATGTTctgaatcaaaaataaaaagttatgaaaaattacttaatgaattattttgtaaaaaaaatgatatggaaacaacaattaataaattaaaagaagaaatgactCGTCAAGAAGTACGAAAAAGAGAATTGTCAGATAATCTTAAACTTCGCGAAATTCaggaaattattaacaatttacaagaacaatattcaaatataaaagaaaaattaaatactataaattattctgaaatatttgatgaatggcaaaatttacaaaatcgaGAGCAAACTATACTTCGAcaggtataatattttattacattacagaaataataaaggaaattttatataatcactcatattcatataattaatatttatatttatatttattgcattttaattatttataaattttttaaaaaattaattattttgaattaattataatatattaatatataaatttaattaataaatatcctaaatatttttagaaaaatatcatcaaaGGTAATCAAGAAGAATTAGAAAGAACAGTACAACAATATGttcaagaattgaaaaaagatatatataaacaagctcgtaaaaattacaaaagcaAATGTATCGAGTTAACGGtagtataacaatttttttattttactattattaacgaaaatttttaataattttcttttgaattaggTTGTAGAagaatctatattaaatttaaaggaaTATAGCAAAGTATTGGATACAGCTATGATACAATATCATGAAGAACGTATGGCTACAGTTAATAGaatcataaaacaattatGGAAGCTTGTATATACTGGAACAGATACAACTTCTATAGAAATTCGTACAGATGCAACTGAAGGAATAGGTGGTACAAAAagaacatataattataaattaattcaaatgaaaCATGGTCATGAAATAGATATGAAAGGTCGTTGTAGTGCTGgtcaaaaagtaattttaatttatagtttattgtCATTAATATTACTATCAAACCAatgaactttattatttatatatattatcatttaaatataggtTTTggcatcaataattataagacTAGCTTTAGCAGAAACATTTTGTAAAGATTGCGGAATTCTCGCACTGGATGAACCAACGACAAATTTGGATCAAGAAAATGCTGATAGTCTAGCAAATACATTGGCTACGTATGTtcagcaattttttatttaaattaaatttttgtcatttaatctgaaattttaatgaaaattatttttatattaaagagtTGTTAAATTACGATCACAAcatcagaaaaattttcaattgattgTAATTAGtcatgatgaaaaatttttattcaaattagcTGAATTAAGCAGTAATAAAGGCTTTTATCAACTTTATCGTAAACAAACGTAtgtctataataaatacatatatgtgtacatGTGCAATAGATAgactttcttatttaatttaaaaaaatttatttttatatttttagtggttattcaacaattaaatattgtttagtAGAGAATCAATATCATATTGCATcagatgatataaaagaagaatctgATGAAGAAGTCGAAGAACATTCTTTACGAGATAAATTACAATACGAAATAAGTTTAGGAGGGAAAATACATAATGaacaaacttataaaaaaaggaacattGAAGATGATGATTTTACTGAAAACAGAATGTCAAAAAGAAGATATgtctttcaataaattttctaataataagaatttaataattattatattttaataattatatttattatatatttgtaattaaaaataaaattaaagtttatattttataaatataatattataattttaataaaacattcgatctattaatattaaatttgcattctttattgtattctttttgataatttaattaataaatatataatttaatttaatttaattaaagataagataatatttttaaaaattggcggttttttaattaaatatatcgagtATTGAATCGATTTTGACAGTCGAAATGTGATCATACTCGGTCGATAAAAGAAGCAAAGAACAGGTGACGACATCGTTGTCATACTCGTGATTTCATAACACGCCATTTTCTTTGTGTGAAGTACTGGTCAAGAGGAATTTCATCTActattttctatctatttcaAGGTAACGCAatttataactaatattttattattttattgattattgttcACATCTTTAAATGAACGTCATGTAAATCTTGTAAAGCTCTTGTTTAATCCTAATTCTAAATCTCATTCGATCGTGAGATCGCATGTTGACAGGTTTTTAAGCATCGTAGttatatgaattttgtatCTATTAGAtcgcatatattattattttatcatatcttttcttatattgatgcgatgtattgtatttttattataatatcatttaaatattgtgaaCATTAACCGCCAAAACATGTATTTGGAACATCttcatgtaataatttttttcgagtaATATACATACGTCATTACAAGGGGAGTACTTTTCCCATTCACGTTTaatgattcattaaaaatcgGATTGCTGTTttgtgtttatattattttataataaaatttcatattcttaaTGTTGcataataatacgatatttatttaaaatcaagaaataactTTCCAATAGTATAaccaaatattaattctgattttaaaaggtattatgagatttttttcaatataaatttcaaccaATCAGAAtggatatttattcatttaaaaagaattaagaatattttaactaaatgataatgattaaCTCTACatatctatttcattatttatatttcattcttatcTGAGTTGTatacatattctatataatatgtatatatattttttaatatattatttttatagaaatgattttaaataaaattttttaatattatgactAAGTTTtccaattgattatatttttaaatagaattttaatgtcagttcatattttttaatttatattatatataaaatttatagcaaacatatttttttgtttttagtttACAATGGCTTCtcataagaaaatattgcttAAAGTCATTATTCTTGGGGATTCTGGAGTTGGTAAAACTTCTCTTATGAATCAGTATGTAAGCAAAAAATTTAGCAATCAATATAAAGCTACTATAGGTGCAGATTTTCTTACCAAAGAAGTAATGGTAGATGATAGGATAGTTACTATGCaggtaaatatgtattaaataatatttatgtaatgttatataatatttatatatgttatatatattttttattctttatcttctatttttaaatagatttggGATACAGCTGGTCAAGAAAGGTTTCAATCTTTAGGTGTTGCTTTCTACAGAGGTGCTGATTGTTGTGTACTTGTATTTGATGTTTCTGCACCAAGTAGCTTTAAATCTTTAGATTCTTGGagagatgaatttttaattcaggCTTCTCCTCGAGATCCagataattttccatttgtaGTACTTGGAAATAAAGTTGATTTGGAAACCAAAGTggtaagaatattttgaatataattttgttatatatttttttaattttttttttttctacttgctttaattgatttaagttTTAACtagtttattgttttaataaatacttttcagATTCATGGTAAGAAAGCACAACAATGGTgtcaatctaaaaataatattccatattttgaAACTAGTGCTAAAGAAGCCATTAATGTTGAACAAGCTTTCCAAACGATAGCAAAGAATGCTTTAGCTCAAGAAAgcgaagtaaataatttttttttatattatttattttatatatttaaataacattaataatattatgtaataaataatactattattttaggtggaattatataatgaattccCAGACCAAATTAAGTTGACAAATGATCAACGAAACAATGGCAAAGGTGATTCTTGTGCCTGCTAGGTCTTTGAGCAATGGAAATTTTGGATAAGCACATAGATGCACAGGTCAGATCGTACATTCGCGTACCTgcgcattttaaaaaatactatatcgAGCTTGATGTATTTGGAAGTCCTAAGTATGCACCTTGgttttctttattcaatttttcattaagatatttttaaagcatatttataatattggaactttttttattgaaattatgtgaaatatcgtggaaaaa harbors:
- the LOC108002524 gene encoding ras-related protein Rab-7a is translated as MASHKKILLKVIILGDSGVGKTSLMNQYVSKKFSNQYKATIGADFLTKEVMVDDRIVTMQIWDTAGQERFQSLGVAFYRGADCCVLVFDVSAPSSFKSLDSWRDEFLIQASPRDPDNFPFVVLGNKVDLETKVIHGKKAQQWCQSKNNIPYFETSAKEAINVEQAFQTIAKNALAQESEVELYNEFPDQIKLTNDQRNNGKGDSCAC
- the LOC108002201 gene encoding DNA repair protein RAD50 isoform X2 — its product is MSRIRRLSIRGIRNFGDEKEEALIRFSRPLTLILGPNGTGKTTIIEALKFATCGEFPPGSDRGKSFIHDPTLSTTSSVRGVIRAEIIDVIGNIYTICRTIESTKANVTRFKTLDSALSRVNKDTKEVISITNRCTNVDTELTLAMGVSKPILDYVIFCHQEDLSWPFQDGKKLKERFDEIFDSAKFNKALENIMKLIKDLKQRVNILKEQKQNYQLIVNEVIDKETKLEDNKKRLENSKIKIEEFNKELEPVIQKIKKLEKIDVEYKDLQSEQKRKKAEYDMFKQQLDNLKKDLQNIFEDTTEKLLKEIESYDEELIGKINEIDEFKKKLRDITEKESTISNKLANERVTNGSLRQQIKDHEKKIILRNQILNESLSSWNLNIVDSNVSELEVIAFTKRLQEKMRELEHKLEENKIKREEEEKELQKTVDTLRDKYLKLDTEKNLKENEIIETRKEIDKIKLDIMQLSAESNKLNFIESKLQKVQIRIQQLNDAIDVDTMKKEIDDKIKIRNEMDTLLNTIDEEITLLLKQSSLQTELELNKSALVIKEKEIEKLKKKHEEKIISLLDIKDLSQIKLKNNFDMVQKELINEIESINQKIRTEEHQIATLETTISHIEHELQNKKKEINLNKEKISLICSYKNFDEVLLLQSKKVKDLQDKRGMFAHQSAAYKEYMKQLRNTNPCCPLCHRGFDKIETITTLLKEMETEIENHPNRLKECEKELKEQQEKYDKMLQLKPIVERIIQLEEIELEKLTSNLEKFKNKLNESRTTAIELKTKKSNPEKKLVMCKDIIGDVMLWDTYIDDIFKLKQIIDNFHIRMTAAGIKTKRSLQEAQTEREELKISLKKIRENIERLQFEINMHNEKLHNSQQEQNTLHKEQLKIQLDMQKLKELKDNQEILYLKEISLGKSIDTLREKKDNWEKQETDRKLITEGSRRLSDLQKMQDDVDSSIYRKIPESLECSESKIKSYEKLLNELFCKKNDMETTINKLKEEMTRQEVRKRELSDNLKLREIQEIINNLQEQYSNIKEKLNTINYSEIFDEWQNLQNREQTILRQKNIIKGNQEELERTVQQYVQELKKDIYKQARKNYKSKCIELTVVEESILNLKEYSKVLDTAMIQYHEERMATVNRIIKQLWKLVYTGTDTTSIEIRTDATEGIGGTKRTYNYKLIQMKHGHEIDMKGRCSAGQKVLASIIIRLALAETFCKDCGILALDEPTTNLDQENADSLANTLATVVKLRSQHQKNFQLIVISHDEKFLFKLAELSSNKGFYQLYRKQTGYSTIKYCLVENQYHIASDDIKEESDEEVEEHSLRDKLQYEISLGGKIHNEQTYKKRNIEDDDFTENRMSKRRYVFQ
- the LOC108002201 gene encoding DNA repair protein RAD50 isoform X1 codes for the protein MSRIRRLSIRGIRNFGDEKEEALIRFSRPLTLILGPNGTGKTTIIEALKFATCGEFPPGSDRGKSFIHDPTLSTTSSVRGVIRAEIIDVIGNIYTICRTIESTKANVTRFKTLDSALSRVNKDTKEVISITNRCTNVDTELTLAMGVSKPILDYVIFCHQEDLSWPFQDGKKLKERFDEIFDSAKFNKALENIMKLIKDLKQRVNILKEQKQNYQLIVNEVIDKETKLEDNKKRLENSKIKIEEFNKELEPVIQKIKKLEKIDVEYKDLQSEQKRKKAEYDMFKQQLDNLKKDLQNIFEDTTEKLLKEIESYDEELIGKINEIDEFKKKLRDITEKESTISNKLANERVTNGSLRQQIKDHEKKIILRNQILNESLSSWNLNIVDSNVSELEVIAFTKRLQEKMRELEHKLEENKIKREEEEKELQKTVDTLRDKYLKLDTEKNLKENEIIETRKEIDKIKLDIMQLSAESNKLNFIESKLQKVQIRIQQLNDAIDVDTMKKEIDDKIKIRNEMDTLLNTIDEEITLLLKQSSLQTELELNKSALVIKEKEIEKLKKKHEEKIISLLDIKDLSQIKLKNNFDMVQKELINEIESINQKIRTEEHQIATLETTISHIEHELQNKKKEINLNKEKISLICSYKNFDEVLLLQSKKVKDLQDKRGMFAHQSAAYKEYMKQLRNTNPCCPLCHRGFDKIETITTLLKEMETEIENHPNRLKECEKELKEQQEKYDKMLQLKPIVERIIQLEEIELEKLTSNLEKFKNKLNESRTTAIELKTKKSNPEKKLVMCKDIIGDVMLWDTYIDDIFKLKQIIDNFHIRMTAAGIKTKRSLQEAQTEREELKISLKKIRENIERLQFEINMHNEKLHNSQQEQNTLHKEQLKIQLDMQKLKELKDNQEILYLKEISLGKSIDTLREKVTLSETELNSGFNKLEKKKKDNWEKQETDRKLITEGSRRLSDLQKMQDDVDSSIYRKIPESLECSESKIKSYEKLLNELFCKKNDMETTINKLKEEMTRQEVRKRELSDNLKLREIQEIINNLQEQYSNIKEKLNTINYSEIFDEWQNLQNREQTILRQKNIIKGNQEELERTVQQYVQELKKDIYKQARKNYKSKCIELTVVEESILNLKEYSKVLDTAMIQYHEERMATVNRIIKQLWKLVYTGTDTTSIEIRTDATEGIGGTKRTYNYKLIQMKHGHEIDMKGRCSAGQKVLASIIIRLALAETFCKDCGILALDEPTTNLDQENADSLANTLATVVKLRSQHQKNFQLIVISHDEKFLFKLAELSSNKGFYQLYRKQTGYSTIKYCLVENQYHIASDDIKEESDEEVEEHSLRDKLQYEISLGGKIHNEQTYKKRNIEDDDFTENRMSKRRYVFQ
- the LOC108002201 gene encoding DNA repair protein RAD50 isoform X3, translating into MSRIRRLSIRGIRNFGDEKEEALIRFSRPLTLILGPNGTGKTTIIEALKFATCGEFPPGSDRGKSFIHDPTLSTTSSVRGVIRAEIIDVIGNIYTICRTIESTKANVTRFKTLDSALSRVNKDTKEVISITNRCTNVDTELTLAMGVSKPILDYVIFCHQEDLSWPFQDGKKLKERFDEIFDSAKFNKALENIMKLIKDLKQRVNILKEQKQNYQLIVNEVIDKETKLEDNKKRLENSKIKIEEFNKELEPVIQKIKKLEKIDVEYKDLQSEQKRKKAEYDMFKQQLDNLKKDLQNIFEDTTEKLLKEIESYDEELIGKINEIDEFKKKLRDITEKESTISNKLANERVTNGSLRQQIKDHEKKIILRNQILNESLSSWNLNIVDSNVSELEVIAFTKRLQEKMRELEHKLEENKIKREEEEKELQKTVDTLRDKYLKLDTEKNLKENEIIETRKEIDKIKLDIMQLSAESNKLNFIESKLQKVQIRIQQLNDAIDVDTMKKEIDDKIKIRNEMDTLLNTIDEEITLLLKQSSLQTELELNKSALVIKEKEIEKLKKKHEEKIISLLDIKDLSQIKLKNNFDMVQKELINEIESINQKIRTEEHQIATLETTISHIEHELQNKKKEINLNKEKISLICSYKNFDEVLLLQSKKVKDLQDKRGMFAHQSAAYKEYMKQLRNTNPCCPLCHRGFDKIETITTLLKEMETEIENHPNRLKECEKELKEQQEKYDKMLQLKPIVERIIQLEEIELEKLTSNLEKFKNKLNESRTTAIELKTKKSNPEKKLVMCKDIIGDVMLWDTYIDDIFKLKQIIDNFHIRMTAAGIKTKRSLQEAQTEREELKISLKKIRENIERLQFEINMHNEKLHNSQQEQNTLHKEQLKIQLDMQKLKELKDNQEILYLKEISLGKSIDTLREKVTLSETELNSGFNKLEKKKKDNWEKQETDRKLITEGSRRLSDLQKMQDDVDSSIYRKIPESLECSESKIKSYEKLLNELFCKKNDMETTINKLKEEMTRQEVRKRELSDNLKLREIQEIINNLQEQYSNIKEKLNTINYSEIFDEWQNLQNREQTILRQKNIIKGNQEELERTVQQYVQELKKDIYKQARKNYKSKCIELTVVEESILNLKEYSKVLDTAMIQYHEERMATVNRIIKQLWKLVYTGTDTTSIEIRTDATEGIGGTKRTYNYKLIQMKHGHEIDMKGRCSAGQKVLASIIIRLALAETFCKDCGILALDEPTTNLDQENADSLANTLATGYSTIKYCLVENQYHIASDDIKEESDEEVEEHSLRDKLQYEISLGGKIHNEQTYKKRNIEDDDFTENRMSKRRYVFQ